The genomic interval ATGCAGCAGTCCGTTCGTATCTTTGCCGTCGTCGCATTTAACGGCGAATTCCACCGCATCCACGCGGCGGTAATAATCTTCGTCCAGCGTATGCAACAGTCCCGCGGCCCGCTTCGGCGAATCGTTGAACGTATCGATATACGCCTGCATCATCGGCCCCATGATATCAACCGACCGCACATTTTTGCGGGCGGTCTCCTTTTTCATCATTTCCCGCAATTCGGGAAGCACCAGCGTATAGACGATAAATACCTGGTTCTTCGTCGCTTCTTCCACAATCGCCTGAATTTCGTCCTCGTCGCGAATATTGCTGAATCGTTTTATTTTCACATTTTGATTGGAAAATTGGCGGAGCGTGGCCCGCGCTACAGCGTCGGCAGTTTCTCCGACCGCGTCGGAGCAAACGAAAACGATCATTTCAGTATGGCTCATTCCCGCACCTCGAATGGTCTGATCAAATTACATGGCAACATTCGCCAACCGCAACAGCAATTTCACCAACGTTGTTTTGGTAATTCTGCCGACAACCTCTAATCCTTCTCCTTCGCCCGATTGCTTGCATACGGGCAGGCAGTCGACC from Bacilli bacterium carries:
- a CDS encoding pyruvate, water dikinase regulatory protein, with the protein product MSHTEMIVFVCSDAVGETADAVARATLRQFSNQNVKIKRFSNIRDEDEIQAIVEEATKNQVFIVYTLVLPELREMMKKETARKNVRSVDIMGPMMQAYIDTFNDSPKRAAGLLHTLDEDYYRRVDAVEFAVKCDDGKDTNGLLHANIVLIGISRTSKTPLSIYMAYKGLKVANFPLVPEVKPPAELFKLPPQKIFGLVIDPHKMLKIREIRLQSAGLPPNAKYASLQRISEELEFAADIMRQLRCPVIDVTDKAIEETAEYIISRYLEGREQHGA